Genomic DNA from Chryseobacterium shigense:
CACCGCTGGGGCCTATGATATATTCGGCATTGTTTACAAGAAAAATCTGTTCGTGGATATTCAGGTCTTCAAAGAATACTTCTTCAAAACCATATTTTTTTGCCGTTTCAAAAATTTCATCATCATTATACTTTCTGTACTGGGATCTTCTGGAAATAAATATTTTTTTAACCGGCTCAATGCGGACTTTTGAAAGATCCAGGTTATCAAATGCTACCTTTCTGAGATATTGCAGGGAAGAACCCGACAGCTTGGTGAACCCGGCCTCATATTCCATACCGGGCATAATATTCGGAACAGCGTAATTATTACTTGTGATATGCCACAGCTTTTTAAACTGGTAATAATTTTTTTCGTGGCTTAGAAATATAATCTTATAGTCTTTGAGAAAGAAATGTAAAAGATCTTTCATGTTCTCAACTTTCTGTATATCCTCATCTATAACGATCAGTTTGTTCTTGGCATCCGGAATATATTTGAAAAACTCAACCTTGGAAAGAATATCCACCAGAAAATGATAATAATTGAAGGTAAAGGTTCCGCCCAGAAAAATAGCCTCTTCATCATAATACACATTTTTGTAGTTCTTTACCTTGGCAAGCGTCATGGAATGCTGCATCAGGTTATTGGTATTGTAAACGTATGTAATCCTGTCGTCATCATGCCATCTTTCGTAATATATCTTTTCTTTCTTGAGATCTAAAAAATAGGTGGAATTGGGAATGCACAATACATTCTGAAGAGCTAAAATCTCTATGCCGTTTTTAGGGGTTTTTAGAGAAACCTGGGGACGGTCAAAAGTTTTGGGCAGAAAAAGTTCCGATTCCTGTTTTTCGCTGATCTTAATTCTTTCCGTACAATTTTCGGAAGGAATAGAATCCAGTGGTAAAAAATCCGTCACGAGCCTTTTCGCTTTTCTGAAAAAAGACTTGATATAATATTTTTTT
This window encodes:
- a CDS encoding glycosyltransferase family 61 protein, whose protein sequence is MNAKEQIENLEKQLKALRKKYYIKSFFRKAKRLVTDFLPLDSIPSENCTERIKISEKQESELFLPKTFDRPQVSLKTPKNGIEILALQNVLCIPNSTYFLDLKKEKIYYERWHDDDRITYVYNTNNLMQHSMTLAKVKNYKNVYYDEEAIFLGGTFTFNYYHFLVDILSKVEFFKYIPDAKNKLIVIDEDIQKVENMKDLLHFFLKDYKIIFLSHEKNYYQFKKLWHITSNNYAVPNIMPGMEYEAGFTKLSGSSLQYLRKVAFDNLDLSKVRIEPVKKIFISRRSQYRKYNDDEIFETAKKYGFEEVFFEDLNIHEQIFLVNNAEYIIGPSGAAWTNVLFANAGAKGLSWFSSVWGDFAIFSTLAKEVGFDLYFYIYPQDYEGFHEDYRLDPEIFSQYLDKLINISENAN